In the genome of Ananas comosus cultivar F153 linkage group 11, ASM154086v1, whole genome shotgun sequence, one region contains:
- the LOC109717490 gene encoding uncharacterized protein LOC109717490 isoform X2, whose translation MKGPAPSRPKKPPSPQKLTLLCIFRGAFVRRSPSGELSYVDGENRLISVDRRGGVAMSKLAARIADLCPGCSFSLKYQLPEASIAPPKLIPIATDEDVRRMVEEHDRIAAEKGRAPRLRIYQCDVRPLPVKHVEVRYFSSGNGIGSCSRFGGSNGEKLVLDRGSALGDLNEKFHARKYGNFRENLGNRVLGNQLGNYETCGPAHLPRFNYLVGSTTSHPTQVSCHGFSPSISHKAEIFPIKTEVINAAEINCENAIDHSPIQTCLAPPTISSQSSHKRNPQWKVSGRSRGLLGVPHLTTRNSRLGVGGNIMRHNQTVYCDVQGQKIGSDGFVVQRFNDDKVRELKYHLGTRRRSGNSKLAHSRAHLHQLVKPPNGTSHITPKDEILQPTKELDKTPNEPQSLPVVGFGMQRMQGVSCNQSCSQMPLDVKSQPLPSGTTSFMNYPLGDANPVGHSHAVYHRSSIIRTGQEQGTCDLKKSCLVENVPGNPQSISFSSFSMLPGENIEKVEMNLGLTTDIPKADLSHKLDSTADPMEKISLNSSCITFCEINTSINIYDKKAEEFTLSQPLSSLLEHVSLRSKKETHTEKDHGVDDKANAASSKDICSKEVGEATCKLSAIYSLLSAQELQVISNSDLEEIRELGSGNFGTVFYGKWRGSDVAIKRLKPICLSGGESGEEKMVMDFWKEAHLLGQLHHPNVVAFYGVVAEEPERNLALVTEYMVNGSLKQVLKRKDRTIDRRKRVLIAMDAAFGMEYLHEKNIVHFDLKSHNFFMNMRDPHRPVCKIGDLGLSKVKQRTLVSGGIRGTIPWMAPELFSCTKNMVTEKVDVYSFGIVMWELLMGGEPYENLRSDEIIAGIIKGDLRPKVPSWCDPAWKSLMERCWSSDPEARPSFSEIAKELRDVAESMNIKY comes from the exons ATGAAAGGCCCTGCTCCATCTCGCCCGAAGAAGCCACCGTCGCCGCAGAAGCTCACGCTCCTCTGCATATTCCGGGGCGCCTTCGTGCGCCGCAGCCCATCGGGCGAGCTCTCGTACGTCGACGGCGAGAACCGCCTCATCTCCGTCGATCGCCGCGGCGGCGTCGCCATGTCGAAGCTCGCGGCGAGGATCGCCGATCTGTGCCCCGGGTGCTCCTTCTCCCTCAAGTACCAGCTTCCTGAAGCTTCCATCGCCCCCCCGAAGCTGATCCCGATCGCCACGGACGAGGACGTGAGGAGGATGGTCGAGGAGCACGATCGGATCGCGGCGGAGAAAGGGAGGGCCCCTCGCCTCCGGATCTACCAGTGCGATGTGAGGCCTCTCCCCGTTAAGCATGTCGAGGTGAGGTACTTCTCGTCTGGTAATGGAATTGGGTCGTGTTCTAGATTTGGGGGTTCGAATGGGGAAAAGTTGGTTTTGGATAGAGGATCTGCTTTGGGTGATCTGAACGAGAAGTTTCATGCGAGAAAATACGGTAATTTTCGTGAAAATTTGGGTAATAGAGTACTCGGGAACCAATTAGGAAATTATGAAACTTGTGGCCCTGCACATTTGCCTCGATTTAACTATTTGGTTGGATCCACCACTTCACATCCCACTCAGGTTTCCTGTCATGGATTTTCACCATCAATTTCTCATAAAGCTGAAATCTTTCCAATAAAGACTGAGGTTATTAATGCGGCGGAGATCAACTGTGAAAATGCTATTGATCATAGCCCAATTCAAACTTGCTTGGCTCCTCCTACAATCAGCAGCCAATCATCACATAAAAGGAATCCCCAGTGGAAGGTTTCCGGCCGTAGTAGAGGTCTCTTGGGAGTGCCTCACTTGACGACAAGAAACAGTAGGCTTGGAGTGGGAGGCAACATCATGCGGCACAATCAGACAGTGTATTGTGATGTTCAGGGTCAGAAGATCGGATCGGATGGTTTTGTCGTTCAGCGTTTCAATGACGACAAGGTTCGTGAGTTAAAGTACCATTTGGGGACGAGGCGCCGATCTGGTAATTCAAAGCTTGCACATTCAAGAGCACATCTGCATCAATTGGTAAAGCCACCAAATGGTACGAGTCATATTACTCCGAAGGACGAAATCTTACAGCCAACTAAAGAGCTAGATAAGACACCCAATGAGCCCCAAAGTCTTCCGGTCGTCGGATTTGGAATGCAACGGATGCAGGGTGTTTCATGTAATCAAAGTTGTTCACAGATGCCTCTTGATGTCAAAAGCCAACCTCTCCCTTCAGGCACCACGAGCTTTATGAATTATCCTTTGGGTGATGCAAACCCAGTAGGCCACTCTCATGCAGTTTATCACAGAAGCTCCATTATTCGCACTGGCCAAGAACAGGGTACTTGTGATTTGAAGAAGTCATGCTTGGTGGAAAATGTACCCGGTAATCCACAATCAAtatctttttcctctttctccatGTTACCAGGGGAGAATATAGAAAAAGTCGAAATGAACTTAGGACTTACCACTGACATTCCGAAGGCTGACCTTTCCCATAAATTGGATAGCACTGCCGACCCTATGGAGAAAATTAGCCTTAACAGCTCCTGTATAACTTTTTGCGAAATCAATACctcaataaatatatatgacaAGAAAGCAGAAGAGTTCACATTGTCGCAACCATTGAGCTCTTTGCTGGAACATGTATCTCTTCGTTCCAAGAAGGAAACTCATACTGAGAAGGATCATGGCGTGGACGATAAA GCTAATGCGGCCAGTTCAAAAGATATCTGCTCCAAGGAAGTTGGTGAAGCCACATGTAAACTTTCGGCAATCTATTCTCTTTTATCTGCACAAGAATTACAG GTAATTAGCAATTCTGATCTGGAAGAAATTCGGGAGCTAGGGTCAGGTAACTTTGGAACTGTCTTTTATGGCAAATGGAGGGGCTCAGATGTTGCAATCAAGCGTCTCAAACCAATCTGTCTCAGTGGAGGTGAATCAGGAGAGGAAAAGATG GTAATGGACTTTTGGAAGGAGGCGCACTTACTGGGTCAGCTTCACCACCCAAATGTGGTGGCATTTTATGGGGTAGTTGCAGAGGAACCAGAAAGAAATTTGGCTTTAGTCACAGAATACATGGTTAATGGTTCCCTTAAACAAGttctaaaaagaaaagacaG AACTATTGATCGTCGGAAGAGAGTACTGATAGCCATGGATGCTGCATTTGGTATGGAATATCTTCACGAGAAAAATATTGTCCACTTTGATCTGAAGTCCCATAACTTCTTCATGAACATGAGAGATCCTCACCGACCAGTTTGCAAG ATTGGAGATTTAGGCTTGTCAAAAGTGAAACAGCGAACGCTAGTCTCTGGTGGAATTCGAGGAACAATTCCATGGATGGCTCCTGAACTTTTCAGTTGTACAAAAAACATGGTTACGGAGAAG GTGGATGTATATTCATTTGGGATCGTCATGTGGGAACTCTTGATGGGAGGGGAACCTTATGAGAATTTGCGGTCTGATGAAATAATTG CTGGTATAATTAAAGGCGACCTGCGACCGAAGGTACCAAGTTGGTGTGACCCAGCGTGGAAGTCGCTGATGGAGAGGTGCTGGTCATCTGATCCCGAAGCAAGGCCATCATTCTCGGAGATTGCAAAAGAACTTCGTGACGTTGCAGAATCTATGAATATCAAGTACTAA
- the LOC109717490 gene encoding uncharacterized protein LOC109717490 isoform X1, producing MKGPAPSRPKKPPSPQKLTLLCIFRGAFVRRSPSGELSYVDGENRLISVDRRGGVAMSKLAARIADLCPGCSFSLKYQLPEASIAPPKLIPIATDEDVRRMVEEHDRIAAEKGRAPRLRIYQCDVRPLPVKHVEVRYFSSGNGIGSCSRFGGSNGEKLVLDRGSALGDLNEKFHARKYGNFRENLGNRVLGNQLGNYETCGPAHLPRFNYLVGSTTSHPTQVSCHGFSPSISHKAEIFPIKTEVINAAEINCENAIDHSPIQTCLAPPTISSQSSHKRNPQWKVSGRSRGLLGVPHLTTRNSRLGVGGNIMRHNQTVYCDVQGQKIGSDGFVVQRFNDDKVRELKYHLGTRRRSGNSKLAHSRAHLHQLVKPPNGTSHITPKDEILQPTKELDKTPNEPQSLPVVGFGMQRMQGVSCNQSCSQMPLDVKSQPLPSGTTSFMNYPLGDANPVGHSHAVYHRSSIIRTGQEQGTCDLKKSCLVENVPGNPQSISFSSFSMLPGENIEKVEMNLGLTTDIPKADLSHKLDSTADPMEKISLNSSCITFCEINTSINIYDKKAEEFTLSQPLSSLLEHVSLRSKKETHTEKDHGVDDKANAASSKDICSKEVGEATCKLSAIYSLLSAQELQVISNSDLEEIRELGSGNFGTVFYGKWRGSDVAIKRLKPICLSGGESGEEKMVMDFWKEAHLLGQLHHPNVVAFYGVVAEEPERNLALVTEYMVNGSLKQVLKRKDRYRNETLSQGISTMFQILFITIDRRKRVLIAMDAAFGMEYLHEKNIVHFDLKSHNFFMNMRDPHRPVCKIGDLGLSKVKQRTLVSGGIRGTIPWMAPELFSCTKNMVTEKVDVYSFGIVMWELLMGGEPYENLRSDEIIAGIIKGDLRPKVPSWCDPAWKSLMERCWSSDPEARPSFSEIAKELRDVAESMNIKY from the exons ATGAAAGGCCCTGCTCCATCTCGCCCGAAGAAGCCACCGTCGCCGCAGAAGCTCACGCTCCTCTGCATATTCCGGGGCGCCTTCGTGCGCCGCAGCCCATCGGGCGAGCTCTCGTACGTCGACGGCGAGAACCGCCTCATCTCCGTCGATCGCCGCGGCGGCGTCGCCATGTCGAAGCTCGCGGCGAGGATCGCCGATCTGTGCCCCGGGTGCTCCTTCTCCCTCAAGTACCAGCTTCCTGAAGCTTCCATCGCCCCCCCGAAGCTGATCCCGATCGCCACGGACGAGGACGTGAGGAGGATGGTCGAGGAGCACGATCGGATCGCGGCGGAGAAAGGGAGGGCCCCTCGCCTCCGGATCTACCAGTGCGATGTGAGGCCTCTCCCCGTTAAGCATGTCGAGGTGAGGTACTTCTCGTCTGGTAATGGAATTGGGTCGTGTTCTAGATTTGGGGGTTCGAATGGGGAAAAGTTGGTTTTGGATAGAGGATCTGCTTTGGGTGATCTGAACGAGAAGTTTCATGCGAGAAAATACGGTAATTTTCGTGAAAATTTGGGTAATAGAGTACTCGGGAACCAATTAGGAAATTATGAAACTTGTGGCCCTGCACATTTGCCTCGATTTAACTATTTGGTTGGATCCACCACTTCACATCCCACTCAGGTTTCCTGTCATGGATTTTCACCATCAATTTCTCATAAAGCTGAAATCTTTCCAATAAAGACTGAGGTTATTAATGCGGCGGAGATCAACTGTGAAAATGCTATTGATCATAGCCCAATTCAAACTTGCTTGGCTCCTCCTACAATCAGCAGCCAATCATCACATAAAAGGAATCCCCAGTGGAAGGTTTCCGGCCGTAGTAGAGGTCTCTTGGGAGTGCCTCACTTGACGACAAGAAACAGTAGGCTTGGAGTGGGAGGCAACATCATGCGGCACAATCAGACAGTGTATTGTGATGTTCAGGGTCAGAAGATCGGATCGGATGGTTTTGTCGTTCAGCGTTTCAATGACGACAAGGTTCGTGAGTTAAAGTACCATTTGGGGACGAGGCGCCGATCTGGTAATTCAAAGCTTGCACATTCAAGAGCACATCTGCATCAATTGGTAAAGCCACCAAATGGTACGAGTCATATTACTCCGAAGGACGAAATCTTACAGCCAACTAAAGAGCTAGATAAGACACCCAATGAGCCCCAAAGTCTTCCGGTCGTCGGATTTGGAATGCAACGGATGCAGGGTGTTTCATGTAATCAAAGTTGTTCACAGATGCCTCTTGATGTCAAAAGCCAACCTCTCCCTTCAGGCACCACGAGCTTTATGAATTATCCTTTGGGTGATGCAAACCCAGTAGGCCACTCTCATGCAGTTTATCACAGAAGCTCCATTATTCGCACTGGCCAAGAACAGGGTACTTGTGATTTGAAGAAGTCATGCTTGGTGGAAAATGTACCCGGTAATCCACAATCAAtatctttttcctctttctccatGTTACCAGGGGAGAATATAGAAAAAGTCGAAATGAACTTAGGACTTACCACTGACATTCCGAAGGCTGACCTTTCCCATAAATTGGATAGCACTGCCGACCCTATGGAGAAAATTAGCCTTAACAGCTCCTGTATAACTTTTTGCGAAATCAATACctcaataaatatatatgacaAGAAAGCAGAAGAGTTCACATTGTCGCAACCATTGAGCTCTTTGCTGGAACATGTATCTCTTCGTTCCAAGAAGGAAACTCATACTGAGAAGGATCATGGCGTGGACGATAAA GCTAATGCGGCCAGTTCAAAAGATATCTGCTCCAAGGAAGTTGGTGAAGCCACATGTAAACTTTCGGCAATCTATTCTCTTTTATCTGCACAAGAATTACAG GTAATTAGCAATTCTGATCTGGAAGAAATTCGGGAGCTAGGGTCAGGTAACTTTGGAACTGTCTTTTATGGCAAATGGAGGGGCTCAGATGTTGCAATCAAGCGTCTCAAACCAATCTGTCTCAGTGGAGGTGAATCAGGAGAGGAAAAGATG GTAATGGACTTTTGGAAGGAGGCGCACTTACTGGGTCAGCTTCACCACCCAAATGTGGTGGCATTTTATGGGGTAGTTGCAGAGGAACCAGAAAGAAATTTGGCTTTAGTCACAGAATACATGGTTAATGGTTCCCTTAAACAAGttctaaaaagaaaagacaG GTACAGGAATGAAACTCTATCGCAAGGCATAAGCACTATGTTCCAGATTTTGTTTAT AACTATTGATCGTCGGAAGAGAGTACTGATAGCCATGGATGCTGCATTTGGTATGGAATATCTTCACGAGAAAAATATTGTCCACTTTGATCTGAAGTCCCATAACTTCTTCATGAACATGAGAGATCCTCACCGACCAGTTTGCAAG ATTGGAGATTTAGGCTTGTCAAAAGTGAAACAGCGAACGCTAGTCTCTGGTGGAATTCGAGGAACAATTCCATGGATGGCTCCTGAACTTTTCAGTTGTACAAAAAACATGGTTACGGAGAAG GTGGATGTATATTCATTTGGGATCGTCATGTGGGAACTCTTGATGGGAGGGGAACCTTATGAGAATTTGCGGTCTGATGAAATAATTG CTGGTATAATTAAAGGCGACCTGCGACCGAAGGTACCAAGTTGGTGTGACCCAGCGTGGAAGTCGCTGATGGAGAGGTGCTGGTCATCTGATCCCGAAGCAAGGCCATCATTCTCGGAGATTGCAAAAGAACTTCGTGACGTTGCAGAATCTATGAATATCAAGTACTAA
- the LOC109717161 gene encoding GDSL esterase/lipase At2g27360-like, whose product MFYSNRVCLNWVNELSERHNKLLVEKLHALRNLHPHATIIDLRRILQSFHEYLPIPAPNLDSTILLLHAAEANALSDCSICCGNEGSKVCPEPSRYISWDGMHLTEAANKVVAEGVILFLPSLTRAHTLHSSA is encoded by the exons ATGTTTTAT TCGAACAGGGTGTGCCTCAACTGGGTGAATGAGTTATCCGAGCGCCACAACAAATTGCTAGTCGAAAAACTGCATGCTCTTCGCAACCTTCATCCTCATGCAACCATCATCGATCTACGCCGAATATTACAGAGCTTTCATGAATATCTACCAATTCCCGCACCAAATTTG GATTCGACGATCCTTTTGTTGCATGCTGCGGAAGCAAATGCCCTTTCTGATTGCTCTATCTGTTGTGGAAACGAAGGGTCGAAGGTTTGTCCAGAGCCGTCGAGGTACATTTCCTGGGATGGGATGCACCTAACTGAGGCGGCTAACAAGGTGGTTGCCGAGGGCGTTATACTGTTCCTGCCCTCGCTGACGCGTGCCCATACATTGCACAGCAGTGCGTAA
- the LOC109717491 gene encoding GDSL esterase/lipase At1g28570-like isoform X1, whose protein sequence is MAFCKNGHLSLLLLNLLILILNTPQAIGCYTRIFSFGDSLIDTGNLLHAFGNAHLPVGRPPYGETFFSRPTGRFSNGRVVIDFIAEAFQLPFLPPYLAGRGPEDFEHGANFAVGGATALNNSFFAAKGMEVTWTDYSLSTQLQWFKNLLPLLSNESDHSGIMDTSLFMVGEIGGNDYNHPFFSGRLTTGEVRSFVPFVIDAIASAIHDLIKLGAKTLVVPGNLPNGCVPMYLSMFRSQNYEDYDPQTRCIKWINEFSEYHNKLLVEKLHTLRELHPDATIIYADYYGALMNIFQFPDQLGFDEPLLACCGSHCPYNCSIHCGNEGSTVCAEPSTYASWDGLHLTEAAYKVAADGVLRGPYAVPAIAETCADIADIEHCIA, encoded by the exons aTGGctttttgcaaaaatggtcatctctctcttctcctcctcaaTCTCCTCATTCTAATTCTGAACACCCCCCAGGCCATAGGATGCTACACCCGGATCTTCAGCTTCGGCGACTCGCTCATCGACACCGGAAACTTACTCCACGCCTTCGGAAACGCTCACCTCCCCGTCGGCCGCCCCCCCTACGGCGAGACCTTCTTCTCCCGCCCCACCGGCCGGTTCAGCAACGGCCGCGTCGTCATCGACTTCATCG CGGAGGCATTCCAACTGCCGTTCCTGCCGCCGTACCTCGCGGGGCGGGGACCGGAGGATTTCGAACACGGGGCCAATTTCGCGGTGGGAGGAGCCACCGCCCTGAACAACTCGTTCTTCGCGGCGAAGGGGATGGAGGTGACATGGACGGACTACTCGCTGAGCACTCAGCTGCAGTGGTTCAAGAACCTCCTACCTCTTCTCTCAAATGAATCAG accATAGTGGCATCATGGATACATCGCTTTTCATGGTGGGAGAGATCGGAGGAAACGATTACAACCATCCGTTCTTCAGCGGACGGCTAACAACCGGCGAAGTGCGCTCCTTCGTTCCCTTCGTCATCGATGCAATCGCTTCTGCCATACAT GACCTGatcaaattgggcgcgaaaacACTGGTGGTTCCAGGAAACTTACCAAATGGTTGCGTCCCAATGTATCTCTCAATGTTCCGAAGCCAAAACTACGAAGATTACGACCCACAAACCCGGTGCATCAAGTGGATAAACGAGTTCTCCGAGTACCACAACAAATTGCTCGTCGAAAAATTGCACACTCTTCGCGAACTTCATCCTGATGCAACCATCATCTACGCCGACTATTACGGTGCTTTGATGAACATTTTCCAGTTCCCGGACCAACTTG GATTCGATGAGCCGTTGCTCGCGTGCTGCGGTAGCCACTGCCCCTACAATTGCTCCATTCATTGTGGAAATGAAGGGTCGACGGTTTGCGCGGAGCCGTCGACGTACGCTTCCTGGGATGGGTTGCACTTGACCGAGGCGGCTTACAAGGTGGCCGCCGACGGCGTGCTACGGGGACCGTACGCCGTCCCCGCCATCGCAGAAACATGCGCAGATATTGCAGATATTGAACATTGTATTGCATAA
- the LOC109717491 gene encoding GDSL esterase/lipase At1g28570-like isoform X2, whose translation MAFCKNGHLSLLLLNLLILILNTPQAIGCYTRIFSFGDSLIDTGNLLHAFGNAHLPVGRPPYGETFFSRPTGRFSNGRVVIDFIEAFQLPFLPPYLAGRGPEDFEHGANFAVGGATALNNSFFAAKGMEVTWTDYSLSTQLQWFKNLLPLLSNESDHSGIMDTSLFMVGEIGGNDYNHPFFSGRLTTGEVRSFVPFVIDAIASAIHDLIKLGAKTLVVPGNLPNGCVPMYLSMFRSQNYEDYDPQTRCIKWINEFSEYHNKLLVEKLHTLRELHPDATIIYADYYGALMNIFQFPDQLGFDEPLLACCGSHCPYNCSIHCGNEGSTVCAEPSTYASWDGLHLTEAAYKVAADGVLRGPYAVPAIAETCADIADIEHCIA comes from the exons aTGGctttttgcaaaaatggtcatctctctcttctcctcctcaaTCTCCTCATTCTAATTCTGAACACCCCCCAGGCCATAGGATGCTACACCCGGATCTTCAGCTTCGGCGACTCGCTCATCGACACCGGAAACTTACTCCACGCCTTCGGAAACGCTCACCTCCCCGTCGGCCGCCCCCCCTACGGCGAGACCTTCTTCTCCCGCCCCACCGGCCGGTTCAGCAACGGCCGCGTCGTCATCGACTTCATCG AGGCATTCCAACTGCCGTTCCTGCCGCCGTACCTCGCGGGGCGGGGACCGGAGGATTTCGAACACGGGGCCAATTTCGCGGTGGGAGGAGCCACCGCCCTGAACAACTCGTTCTTCGCGGCGAAGGGGATGGAGGTGACATGGACGGACTACTCGCTGAGCACTCAGCTGCAGTGGTTCAAGAACCTCCTACCTCTTCTCTCAAATGAATCAG accATAGTGGCATCATGGATACATCGCTTTTCATGGTGGGAGAGATCGGAGGAAACGATTACAACCATCCGTTCTTCAGCGGACGGCTAACAACCGGCGAAGTGCGCTCCTTCGTTCCCTTCGTCATCGATGCAATCGCTTCTGCCATACAT GACCTGatcaaattgggcgcgaaaacACTGGTGGTTCCAGGAAACTTACCAAATGGTTGCGTCCCAATGTATCTCTCAATGTTCCGAAGCCAAAACTACGAAGATTACGACCCACAAACCCGGTGCATCAAGTGGATAAACGAGTTCTCCGAGTACCACAACAAATTGCTCGTCGAAAAATTGCACACTCTTCGCGAACTTCATCCTGATGCAACCATCATCTACGCCGACTATTACGGTGCTTTGATGAACATTTTCCAGTTCCCGGACCAACTTG GATTCGATGAGCCGTTGCTCGCGTGCTGCGGTAGCCACTGCCCCTACAATTGCTCCATTCATTGTGGAAATGAAGGGTCGACGGTTTGCGCGGAGCCGTCGACGTACGCTTCCTGGGATGGGTTGCACTTGACCGAGGCGGCTTACAAGGTGGCCGCCGACGGCGTGCTACGGGGACCGTACGCCGTCCCCGCCATCGCAGAAACATGCGCAGATATTGCAGATATTGAACATTGTATTGCATAA